The following are from one region of the Cellulomonas sp. WB94 genome:
- a CDS encoding ubiquitin-like protein Pup, whose protein sequence is MAGQEHAQSRRDDDAPAAGPDTPTPATPAAQARDAEVDALLEEIDDVLETNAEQFVRGFVQKGGQ, encoded by the coding sequence ATGGCTGGTCAGGAACACGCGCAGTCCCGCCGCGACGACGACGCGCCGGCCGCCGGCCCCGACACCCCGACGCCGGCGACCCCCGCCGCCCAGGCTCGTGATGCCGAGGTCGACGCGCTCCTCGAGGAGATCGACGACGTCCTGGAGACCAACGCGGAGCAGTTCGTGCGCGGGTTCGTGCAGAAGGGCGGTCAGTGA
- the prcA gene encoding proteasome subunit alpha, producing MSMPFYVSPEQLMKDRADYARKGIARGRSVVVLQYDEGIVFATENPSRALHKISEIYDRIAFAAVGKYNEFENLRVAGVRYADLRGYSYDRQDVNARGLANAYAQTLGTVFTTESKPLEVELVVAEVGASPEGDQIYRLSYDGSVADEHGYVAMGGLADRLVTQLADAWRAGLTLAEAVRIAVLVLGTQPEGEPRQLPASQLEVAVLERSRPRRAFRRLTGPALDAMLAAAPSQHEAPSQHEASSPPDAPSPPTEAGPAEPTASPEADPPTP from the coding sequence ATGAGCATGCCGTTCTACGTCTCGCCCGAGCAGCTGATGAAGGACCGCGCCGACTACGCGCGCAAGGGCATCGCGAGGGGGCGTTCGGTCGTCGTGCTGCAGTACGACGAGGGCATCGTCTTCGCGACCGAGAACCCGTCCCGTGCCCTGCACAAGATCTCCGAGATCTACGACCGCATCGCCTTCGCCGCCGTGGGCAAGTACAACGAGTTCGAGAACCTGCGCGTCGCCGGGGTGCGGTACGCCGACCTGCGCGGGTACTCCTACGACCGCCAGGACGTGAACGCACGCGGGCTCGCCAACGCCTACGCCCAGACCCTCGGGACGGTGTTCACCACCGAGTCCAAGCCGCTCGAGGTCGAGCTCGTCGTGGCGGAGGTCGGGGCGAGCCCGGAGGGCGACCAGATCTACCGCCTGTCGTACGACGGCTCCGTCGCCGACGAGCACGGGTATGTGGCGATGGGAGGGCTGGCGGACCGTCTCGTCACCCAGCTCGCCGACGCGTGGCGTGCCGGTCTCACGCTCGCCGAGGCCGTACGGATCGCCGTCCTGGTCCTCGGCACCCAGCCGGAGGGCGAGCCGCGTCAGCTGCCGGCGAGCCAGCTCGAGGTCGCGGTGCTGGAGCGGTCGCGCCCGCGCCGGGCGTTCCGGCGGCTGACCGGTCCGGCACTGGACGCCATGCTCGCGGCAGCGCCGAGCCAGCACGAAGCGCCGAGCCAGCACGAAGCCTCGAGCCCGCCCGACGCGCCGAGCCCGCCCACCGAGGCCGGACCGGCCGAGCCGACCGCGTCACCCGAGGCGGACCCGCCGACGCCGTGA
- a CDS encoding FKBP-type peptidyl-prolyl cis-trans isomerase: MRRLVAACLAAVLLAGCSAVTAPEPDVLVTGDPGSRPTLTYVTPLAVSKTVHKVVWQGAGSPLVDGEPVLVDFWLEDASDATVVKESYSSSPTPRPLTVEDLGQDLYDTLHGQRVGARLLQISPAPGSGAADYPTVTVLDVLATRASGEPVTPREGLPPVTLGSDGSPSITASTAAPPTDLVTQPLIRGAGAQVADGDTVTVQYTGFAWTTGEPFESTWTNRSPVSFDLTMVPAWASLVEQPVGSQVMLVVPPTYPLGATQSEELKGQTIVFVIDILATGPAPVAG; the protein is encoded by the coding sequence GTGCGACGTCTGGTGGCGGCATGCCTGGCTGCCGTGCTCCTGGCCGGCTGCAGCGCGGTCACGGCCCCCGAGCCGGATGTCCTCGTGACGGGTGACCCGGGCTCGCGGCCGACCCTCACGTACGTGACGCCCCTCGCGGTGAGCAAGACGGTCCACAAGGTCGTATGGCAGGGAGCCGGGAGCCCGCTCGTCGACGGTGAGCCGGTGCTCGTGGACTTCTGGCTCGAGGACGCGAGCGATGCGACGGTCGTCAAGGAGAGCTACTCGAGCAGCCCCACACCTCGCCCGCTCACCGTCGAGGACCTCGGCCAGGACCTCTACGACACCCTGCACGGTCAGCGGGTCGGGGCGCGCCTGCTGCAGATCAGCCCCGCTCCGGGCAGCGGCGCGGCCGACTACCCGACGGTGACGGTGCTCGACGTGCTCGCCACGCGAGCCTCGGGCGAACCCGTGACCCCGCGCGAGGGGCTCCCCCCGGTCACGCTCGGCAGCGACGGCTCGCCGTCGATCACGGCGTCGACCGCCGCGCCGCCGACCGACCTCGTGACGCAGCCGCTGATTCGAGGTGCCGGCGCCCAGGTGGCGGACGGCGACACGGTCACCGTGCAGTACACGGGCTTCGCGTGGACGACCGGGGAGCCGTTCGAGTCGACGTGGACCAACCGCAGCCCGGTCTCGTTCGATCTCACGATGGTGCCGGCGTGGGCAAGCCTCGTGGAGCAGCCCGTCGGGAGCCAGGTGATGCTCGTGGTGCCTCCGACGTACCCGCTCGGTGCGACGCAGAGCGAAGAGCTCAAGGGCCAGACCATCGTGTTCGTCATCGACATCCTCGCGACGGGCCCTGCGCCCGTCGCCGGCTGA
- a CDS encoding ABC transporter ATP-binding protein, translated as MASEPRTYAFAVGSSAVFGATTVAISQVLGKVTNEVVVPALDGSASARDGIWPAGLAIAAVALALAAGVAGRRIFAGMGYVDLQAGHRTRITRQLLRLPMSWHRRHATGQLLSNASSDVEAATSVFNPLPFALGVVVMFVVAAVALLTTDVWIALAAFVILPVVIGVNVLFERRMTPAATRAQQLRGEVADVAHESFEAALVVKSLGTEDREEARFAERAMRLRDANIRLGVVRAVFDPVMDLLPGLGTLLVLVVGTARVAAGAMNTGDIVAAAYLLTLLAVPVRAFGWVLGDLPRALVGYERIAGVLDAGGERAHGDRELPANGRGARVELRGVGVRVPLRPSLPQSASDPEDAVLLEDIDLDLAPGRTVALVGPTGAGKTTLVTLLNRLWDPTSGTVLIDGVDVRDVRPADLAAQVALVAQSAFVFEDTVRGNVTLCDDGEPGAPTDGEVWDALRLARVDGVVAALPGGLDAPLGERGSSLSGGQRQRLALARALVRSPRVLVLDDATSAVDPRVEQQILTGLRATAPGDGRAFAPTVVMVAYRMSSVLLADEVVHLDSGRVVDRGTHDELLERDPGYRDLATAYERESERRAVAADVDSEPRGQTPPPGLGR; from the coding sequence ATGGCCTCCGAGCCTCGCACCTACGCGTTCGCGGTCGGGTCGTCGGCCGTCTTCGGTGCGACGACCGTGGCGATCAGCCAGGTGCTGGGCAAGGTGACGAACGAGGTCGTGGTGCCGGCGCTCGACGGGTCCGCGAGCGCACGCGACGGCATCTGGCCGGCCGGGCTCGCCATCGCCGCGGTGGCGCTCGCGCTCGCGGCCGGGGTCGCCGGACGCCGGATCTTTGCGGGGATGGGCTACGTCGACCTGCAGGCCGGCCACCGGACGCGCATCACGCGCCAGCTCCTGCGCCTGCCGATGTCGTGGCACCGACGCCACGCGACCGGCCAGCTGCTGTCGAACGCGAGCTCCGACGTCGAGGCGGCGACCTCGGTCTTCAACCCGCTGCCGTTCGCGCTCGGTGTCGTGGTCATGTTCGTGGTCGCGGCCGTCGCTCTCCTGACGACCGACGTGTGGATCGCGCTCGCGGCGTTCGTCATCCTGCCGGTGGTCATCGGGGTGAACGTCCTGTTCGAGCGCCGGATGACGCCCGCCGCGACGCGCGCCCAACAGCTGCGGGGGGAGGTCGCCGACGTCGCCCACGAGAGCTTCGAGGCGGCGCTCGTCGTGAAGTCGCTCGGGACCGAGGACCGGGAGGAGGCGCGGTTCGCGGAGCGGGCGATGCGCCTGCGGGACGCCAACATCCGCCTCGGCGTCGTCCGTGCCGTCTTCGACCCGGTGATGGACCTCCTGCCGGGGCTCGGGACGCTGCTGGTGCTCGTCGTCGGCACGGCGCGCGTCGCCGCGGGCGCCATGAACACGGGGGACATCGTGGCTGCCGCATACCTGCTGACCCTGCTCGCTGTGCCGGTCCGCGCGTTCGGCTGGGTCCTGGGCGACCTGCCGCGCGCCCTGGTGGGCTACGAGCGCATCGCCGGCGTGCTGGACGCCGGTGGCGAGCGGGCGCACGGCGACCGGGAGCTGCCCGCGAACGGCCGCGGTGCGCGGGTCGAGCTCCGCGGGGTCGGTGTGCGGGTGCCGCTGCGGCCGAGCCTGCCGCAGAGCGCCTCCGACCCGGAGGACGCGGTCCTGCTCGAGGACATCGACCTCGACCTGGCGCCGGGCCGGACCGTCGCGCTCGTCGGGCCGACAGGCGCCGGCAAGACGACGCTCGTCACGCTGCTCAACCGGCTGTGGGACCCGACGTCGGGCACGGTCCTGATCGACGGGGTCGACGTGCGGGACGTCCGCCCGGCCGACCTCGCCGCGCAGGTCGCGCTCGTCGCGCAGTCGGCGTTCGTCTTCGAGGACACCGTCCGCGGCAACGTGACGCTGTGCGACGACGGGGAGCCCGGGGCGCCCACGGACGGGGAGGTCTGGGACGCGCTGCGCCTGGCGCGCGTCGACGGGGTCGTGGCTGCGCTGCCCGGTGGTCTCGACGCGCCGCTCGGGGAGCGCGGTTCGAGCCTGTCGGGCGGTCAGCGGCAACGGCTCGCGCTCGCCCGGGCGCTCGTGCGGTCGCCTCGTGTGCTGGTGCTCGACGACGCGACGTCCGCCGTCGACCCGCGCGTCGAGCAGCAGATCCTCACGGGTCTGCGGGCCACGGCGCCGGGTGACGGGCGTGCGTTCGCGCCGACGGTCGTCATGGTCGCCTACCGGATGTCCTCGGTGCTGCTCGCCGACGAGGTCGTGCACCTCGACTCCGGGCGGGTCGTGGACCGCGGCACGCACGACGAGCTGTTGGAACGCGACCCGGGCTACCGCGACCTGGCGACCGCGTACGAGCGAGAGTCGGAGCGCCGGGCCGTCGCGGCGGACGTCGACAGCGAGCCGCGGGGCCAGACGCCGCCGCCGGGGCTGGGCCGGTGA
- the prcB gene encoding proteasome subunit beta, protein MGQDHSAAGRLPAAFTTPGSSSFVDFLAGHAPSLLPGNRPLPAGEVPLAPHATTIVALVFDGGVVMAGDRRATMGSMIASREIEKVFPADDFSAVGIAGTAGLAVELVRLFQLELEHYEKIEGALLSLDGKANRLATMIRGNLGLAMQGLAVVPLFAGFDLDRGLGRIFSYDVTGGRYEEHEHHSVGSGSVFARGSLKKLWRPGLDAVAAVRVAVEALVDAADDDSATGGPDSSRQIWPVVATVTSSGYRRVGQDELGAVVEAVAEQRRTEHAQGRPGGESR, encoded by the coding sequence ATGGGCCAGGACCACAGCGCTGCGGGCCGGTTGCCGGCCGCGTTCACGACACCGGGCTCGTCCTCGTTCGTCGATTTCCTCGCCGGGCACGCCCCCTCGCTCCTGCCGGGGAACAGGCCGCTGCCGGCCGGTGAGGTGCCGCTCGCACCCCACGCCACGACGATCGTCGCGCTCGTCTTCGACGGCGGAGTGGTCATGGCGGGCGACCGCCGAGCGACGATGGGCTCGATGATCGCGAGCCGCGAGATCGAGAAGGTCTTCCCCGCGGACGACTTCTCCGCGGTCGGCATCGCCGGCACGGCGGGCCTCGCGGTCGAGCTCGTGCGCCTCTTCCAGCTCGAGCTCGAGCACTACGAGAAGATCGAGGGCGCGCTGCTGTCGCTCGACGGCAAGGCGAACCGGCTCGCGACGATGATCCGCGGCAACCTCGGCCTCGCGATGCAGGGCCTCGCGGTCGTGCCGCTGTTCGCGGGGTTCGACCTGGACCGGGGCCTGGGACGGATCTTCTCCTACGACGTCACCGGCGGCCGCTACGAGGAGCACGAGCACCACAGCGTCGGATCCGGCTCGGTGTTCGCGCGCGGATCGCTCAAGAAGCTCTGGCGCCCCGGCCTGGACGCCGTCGCCGCGGTGCGTGTCGCGGTCGAGGCGCTCGTCGACGCCGCGGACGACGACTCGGCCACGGGAGGTCCCGACTCCTCGCGCCAGATCTGGCCCGTCGTCGCGACGGTGACGTCGAGCGGGTACCGCCGGGTCGGGCAGGACGAGCTGGGTGCCGTCGTGGAGGCGGTCGCCGAGCAGCGCCGGACCGAGCACGCGCAGGGTCGCCCGGGGGGTGAGTCCCGATGA
- a CDS encoding TIGR03085 family metal-binding protein: MTWHRTARAQLAEALADAGPDAPTLCEGWQSRHLAAHLVLREHSPLAGAGIVVPALAARTERAVEELGDTARSEGAYRDLVSRVASEPAAWSPLSWAGEQVNLVEFFVHTEDVRRGGGPVPPRALEPEHVEALWSSLTRGTSIYRRVPTGVVLVRPDGVRRRVRRAPGGHGTVVIRGEVGELLLHAFGRGAAAEVRIEGAPQDVEAVRAVLPTA, encoded by the coding sequence ATGACATGGCACCGCACCGCCCGCGCACAGCTCGCCGAGGCTCTCGCCGACGCCGGACCCGACGCCCCGACGCTGTGCGAGGGGTGGCAGAGCCGCCATCTCGCGGCGCACCTCGTGCTTCGCGAGCACTCGCCGCTCGCGGGGGCAGGCATCGTCGTCCCGGCCCTCGCCGCACGCACGGAGCGGGCGGTCGAGGAGCTCGGGGACACCGCACGGTCCGAGGGGGCCTACCGCGACCTGGTGTCACGGGTTGCGAGCGAGCCCGCCGCGTGGAGCCCGCTGTCCTGGGCCGGCGAACAGGTGAACCTCGTCGAGTTCTTCGTGCACACCGAGGACGTGCGGCGGGGCGGCGGGCCGGTGCCGCCGCGCGCGCTCGAGCCCGAGCACGTCGAGGCGCTGTGGAGCTCGCTCACCCGTGGCACGTCGATCTACCGGCGCGTACCGACGGGAGTCGTCCTCGTCCGGCCTGACGGCGTGCGCCGACGGGTACGCCGCGCGCCGGGCGGGCACGGGACGGTGGTGATCCGTGGAGAGGTCGGAGAGCTGCTGCTGCACGCGTTCGGTCGCGGCGCCGCCGCCGAGGTCAGGATCGAGGGCGCGCCGCAGGACGTCGAGGCCGTGCGGGCGGTCCTGCCGACAGCCTGA
- the hisF gene encoding imidazole glycerol phosphate synthase subunit HisF, with the protein MTLALRVIPCLDVDAGRVVKGVNFENLRDAGDPVELARRYDAEGADEITFLDVSASSGDRATMYDVVRRTAEEVFVPLTVGGGVRSADDVDRLLRAGADKVGVNTAAIARPELIEEIAERFGSQVLVLSVDARRVTGDVRTGSGYEVTTHGGRRGTGIDAVEWAAHAAALGAGEILLNSMDADGTTAGFDLEMLRDVRSEVTVPLIASGGAGTAQHFVEAARAGADAVLAASVFHFRTLTIGEVKDHLRAAGITVR; encoded by the coding sequence ATGACGCTCGCGCTGCGGGTCATCCCGTGCCTCGATGTCGACGCTGGTCGCGTCGTCAAGGGCGTGAACTTCGAGAACCTGCGCGACGCCGGGGACCCGGTCGAGCTGGCCCGCCGGTACGACGCCGAGGGTGCGGACGAGATCACCTTCCTCGACGTGTCGGCGTCGTCGGGCGACCGCGCCACGATGTACGACGTGGTCAGGCGCACGGCCGAGGAGGTGTTCGTCCCGCTGACGGTCGGTGGCGGTGTGCGCTCGGCGGACGACGTCGACCGGTTGCTGCGGGCAGGGGCCGACAAGGTCGGGGTCAACACGGCCGCCATCGCGCGACCTGAGCTCATCGAGGAGATCGCGGAACGGTTCGGCAGCCAGGTGCTCGTCCTGTCGGTCGACGCGCGCCGGGTGACGGGTGACGTCCGCACCGGGTCGGGGTACGAGGTGACGACGCACGGTGGCCGTCGGGGCACCGGCATCGACGCTGTGGAGTGGGCGGCACATGCTGCGGCTCTCGGCGCCGGGGAGATCCTGCTGAACTCGATGGACGCCGACGGCACGACGGCCGGCTTCGACCTCGAGATGCTGCGCGACGTGCGGAGCGAGGTCACGGTCCCGCTCATCGCGAGCGGCGGTGCCGGGACTGCGCAGCACTTCGTGGAGGCGGCCAGGGCGGGGGCCGACGCGGTGCTCGCCGCGAGCGTCTTCCACTTCCGGACGCTCACGATCGGCGAGGTCAAGGACCACTTGCGGGCCGCGGGCATCACCGTCCGATGA
- the pafA gene encoding Pup--protein ligase codes for MDRRIYGLETEYGVTCASDDGRGLSADEVARYLFRKVVAWGRSSNVFLRNGSRLYLDVGSHPEYATAECDDVRQLITYDRGGERILEGLVADAQQRLEHEGLAGRIHLFKNNTDSAGNSYGCHENYLVRRQGDFSRLSDVLVPFLITRQVLTGAGKVLPTPRGAVYCLSQRADHIWEAVSSATTRSRPIINTRDEPHADAELYRRLHIIVGDSSMSETTTMLKVGATDLILRLIEAGVPMRDMALENPIRAIREISHDMTGLHPFQLSNGRTVTAVDLQEEYLGRVKDFIAADVDPTPDIKQVVDLWERGLHALRTGDLALVERELDWVIKYRIIERYRAKHGLELGDPRVARLDLAYHDISRSEGLYNLLAARGLVDRVTTDLEVFEATAVPPQTTRAKLRGDFVRAAQEARRDYTVDWVHLKLNDQAQRTVLCKDPFRSVDERVERLIESM; via the coding sequence ATGGACCGCCGCATCTATGGCCTCGAGACCGAGTACGGGGTGACGTGCGCGTCCGACGACGGCCGAGGGCTGTCGGCGGACGAGGTCGCCCGGTACCTGTTCCGGAAGGTCGTCGCGTGGGGGCGTTCGTCGAACGTGTTCCTGCGCAACGGCTCACGGCTGTACCTCGACGTCGGCTCGCACCCGGAGTACGCGACCGCCGAGTGTGACGACGTGCGCCAGCTCATCACGTACGACCGCGGCGGTGAGCGCATCCTCGAGGGTCTCGTCGCGGACGCGCAGCAGCGCCTCGAGCACGAGGGCCTCGCCGGGCGGATCCACCTGTTCAAGAACAACACCGACTCGGCAGGCAACTCCTACGGGTGCCACGAGAACTACCTCGTGCGCCGCCAGGGGGACTTCTCGCGGCTGTCGGACGTCCTCGTCCCCTTCCTGATCACCCGTCAGGTCCTCACCGGTGCCGGCAAGGTGCTGCCGACGCCGCGCGGTGCGGTCTACTGCCTCTCGCAGCGGGCCGACCACATCTGGGAGGCAGTCTCGAGCGCGACGACGCGGTCCCGGCCGATCATCAACACCCGGGACGAGCCGCACGCGGACGCCGAGCTGTACCGGCGGCTGCACATCATCGTCGGCGACTCCTCGATGTCCGAGACGACCACGATGCTCAAGGTCGGCGCGACCGACCTGATCCTGCGCCTCATCGAGGCGGGCGTGCCCATGCGCGACATGGCTCTCGAGAACCCGATCCGCGCCATCCGCGAGATCAGCCACGACATGACGGGGCTGCACCCGTTCCAGCTCTCGAACGGCCGGACGGTCACCGCGGTCGACCTCCAGGAGGAGTACCTCGGGCGCGTCAAGGACTTCATCGCGGCCGATGTCGACCCGACGCCCGACATCAAGCAGGTCGTCGACCTGTGGGAACGGGGCCTGCACGCGCTGCGCACCGGCGATCTCGCCCTCGTCGAACGCGAGCTGGACTGGGTCATCAAGTACCGGATCATCGAGCGTTACCGCGCCAAGCACGGTCTCGAGCTGGGCGACCCTCGTGTCGCGCGCCTCGACCTCGCGTACCACGACATCTCGCGGTCCGAGGGCCTGTACAACCTGCTTGCGGCTCGAGGGCTCGTCGACCGGGTCACGACCGACCTCGAGGTGTTCGAGGCGACGGCCGTGCCGCCGCAGACCACGCGGGCGAAGCTCCGGGGCGACTTCGTGCGCGCCGCCCAGGAGGCCCGGCGCGACTACACGGTCGACTGGGTGCACCTGAAGCTCAACGACCAGGCGCAGCGGACGGTGCTGTGCAAGGACCCGTTCCGGAGCGTCGACGAGCGGGTCGAGAGGCTCATCGAGTCGATGTGA
- the dop gene encoding depupylase/deamidase Dop, translating to MSVRRVMGIETEYGVLQPGRPGANPMLLSSHVVAVHATARESARSRARWDYDDEDPLHDARGFRLQRASAHPSMLTDSPSKPAPSGDGPQLLARSGIEEYDDPGAANVVLTNGARLYVDHAHPEYSSPEVTGPLDGVRWDRAGELVMLASVRALASTLAMPDVALYKNNVDGKGATYGTHENYLVDRSVPFSDLAARLTPFLVTRQVFTGAGRVGLGQRGELPGFQLSQRADYIEAEIGLETTLRRPIINTRDEPHADPERWRRLHVIIGDANLLEVATYLKLGTASLVLWLIERSVTEGGAGGALAAIDRLALSDPVDAVHVVSRDVALTARLELVDGRRLTALEIQGEYLDAVRSALEHAGGIGDDETRDVLDRWASVLQRLADDPASCAREVEWLAKLRLLEGMRRRDHLAWDHPRLAAVDLQWSDVRPERGLYHRLVEAGAVELLVARELVEAAVVHPPDDTRAYFRGEAIARYGGQISAASWDSVIFDVPGAPTLQRVPMRDPLRGTREHVGALLDRSPDAASLLAALGA from the coding sequence GTGAGCGTGCGCCGCGTGATGGGGATCGAGACCGAGTACGGGGTCCTGCAACCGGGGCGTCCGGGGGCCAACCCGATGCTCCTGTCGAGCCACGTCGTGGCCGTGCACGCGACGGCTCGGGAGAGCGCGCGGTCGCGGGCCCGGTGGGACTACGACGACGAGGACCCCCTGCACGACGCGCGCGGCTTCCGGCTGCAGCGCGCGTCCGCGCACCCCTCGATGCTCACCGACTCCCCGTCGAAGCCCGCACCGTCCGGCGACGGCCCGCAGCTGCTCGCGCGCTCGGGGATCGAGGAGTACGACGACCCCGGTGCCGCGAACGTCGTCCTGACGAACGGTGCACGGCTGTACGTCGACCACGCCCATCCCGAGTACTCGTCGCCCGAGGTCACCGGGCCGCTCGACGGGGTGCGCTGGGACCGGGCCGGGGAGCTCGTCATGCTCGCGTCGGTGCGCGCGCTCGCGTCGACCCTCGCGATGCCCGACGTCGCCCTGTACAAGAACAACGTCGACGGCAAGGGCGCGACGTACGGCACGCACGAGAACTACCTCGTCGACCGCTCGGTTCCGTTCTCCGACCTGGCCGCGCGCCTGACCCCGTTCCTGGTGACCCGCCAGGTCTTCACCGGTGCTGGTCGCGTCGGACTCGGCCAGCGAGGCGAGCTGCCGGGCTTCCAGCTGTCGCAGCGCGCGGACTACATCGAGGCCGAGATCGGGCTCGAGACGACGCTGCGTCGGCCCATCATCAACACGCGCGACGAGCCGCACGCCGACCCGGAGCGCTGGCGGCGCCTGCACGTGATCATCGGCGACGCGAACCTCCTCGAGGTCGCCACGTACCTCAAGCTGGGCACGGCTTCTCTCGTCCTGTGGCTCATCGAGCGCTCGGTCACGGAGGGCGGCGCGGGAGGCGCCCTCGCGGCGATCGACCGGCTCGCGCTGAGTGACCCCGTCGACGCGGTGCACGTCGTGAGTCGCGACGTCGCGCTGACCGCGCGCCTCGAGCTCGTGGACGGCCGCCGGCTCACGGCGCTCGAGATCCAGGGCGAGTACCTCGATGCGGTCAGGTCCGCCCTCGAGCACGCCGGCGGCATCGGGGACGACGAGACCCGCGATGTCCTCGACCGCTGGGCCTCCGTGCTCCAACGGCTCGCGGACGACCCCGCGAGCTGTGCCCGTGAGGTCGAGTGGCTCGCGAAGCTGCGGCTCCTCGAGGGGATGCGGCGGCGCGACCACCTGGCCTGGGACCACCCCCGGCTCGCGGCCGTGGACCTGCAGTGGTCCGACGTCCGTCCGGAGCGGGGGCTGTACCACCGGCTCGTCGAGGCGGGTGCGGTCGAGCTGCTCGTCGCGCGCGAGCTCGTCGAGGCCGCCGTCGTGCACCCGCCGGACGACACGCGCGCGTACTTCCGGGGCGAGGCGATCGCACGCTACGGCGGCCAGATCTCGGCGGCGAGCTGGGACTCGGTGATCTTCGACGTCCCCGGGGCGCCGACCCTGCAGCGGGTGCCGATGCGTGACCCCCTGCGTGGCACGCGCGAGCACGTGGGTGCGCTGCTCGACCGCAGCCCCGATGCGGCGAGCCTGCTCGCGGCACTGGGCGCCTGA